CATAATTCCCGACGTGGTGGTGCTCGACCTTGACCTCAACGGACGAAGTGGTCTGGAACTCATCGCCGAGTTTTTGAAGCACAAGGGGGTAAAAGTCCTGGTATCGACGGGTCTGCGGGATATCGTCCAGGAAAACCGCGCAATTATGTGCGGCGCGCGAGGCGTCATCCGAAAGGGAGAACCTGTAGAGTCTATCCTGCGCGCCATAGTGTGCGTTTACGATGGCGAGCTGTGGCTTAATCGTACGGCCACTGCTGGCC
This genomic interval from Burkholderiales bacterium contains the following:
- a CDS encoding response regulator transcription factor, with product MNKILDDFTTDTPIKVLLVDDHEAILWGLERLIEQAPRMRVVGKATNHKDALAAFHSIIPDVVVLDLDLNGRSGLELIAEFLKHKGVKVLVSTGLRDIVQENRAIMCGARGVIRKGEPVESILRAIVCVYDGELWLNRTATAG